The Brassica napus cultivar Da-Ae chromosome C7, Da-Ae, whole genome shotgun sequence genome has a segment encoding these proteins:
- the LOC125590359 gene encoding uncharacterized protein LOC125590359, whose amino-acid sequence MPPTTNVTYIRLIPKITGAKSVADYRPIALCNVTYKVITKIISLRIKATLQGIIWETQSAFVPGRAISDNVLITHEILHTLKNSEAVVNCSMAVKTDMSKAYDRLEWNFIETVLLRFGFASHLVALIMQCVTSVTYSFLVNDSVHGRVIPSRGIRQGDPLSPYLFILCGEILSGLCKRAQRSGHLAGLRISIPAPRLNHLLFADDTMFFLNTDEESCSALMHILEQYKMASGQLINATKSSITFSAKTPQKQSGFLGYTSPIKRWQTGYVEVCTYSGSFFLYDVLPPSYELMRSNPIHSNEIWVAWEKLIKPKAHGGLGIRDIQAFNKALLAKKTWRIITKPDCLLSRILRGKYCTNASFLQVSETKTMSHGWRSIIAGRDLLVTRLGKVIGNGEGTRVWKDPWLRLDHPTVPFGPVKESDQDLFVSDLICRGSGEWNINQITSIMPHLLPEILCIRPSITGAPDFYAWLDSKTGVYSVKSGYFVAASMIQVEDNEATEAQRITEQALNKGIWTCKTSPKLHLFLWKIFHGALPLGENLAKRGILTNISCRRCGELETADHIFLHCAFTRRIWSASIWRNEFILTDTSTLATIFLESANYINLPPLGIKETIFPWICWAIWTARNYLIFENRNFEPIDILSKAIANAREWNAAQLPGLDPPIARNPRLPPTLTITTEPACFTDAAWHSSTNRVGCGWYILTPEKTITLQGTRMFEHISSPLMAEALAIRSALLHALDAGITLICIKSDCQALINALSSKYHSADIYGIIRDIEALSYRFSRISFSFIPRSQNSMADTLAKSAMYSAFSN is encoded by the exons ATGCCACCAACAACAAACGTCACCTATATTAGACTGATACCGAAGATCACAGGTGCGAAGAGTGTAGCTGACTACCGGCCAATAGCGCTGTGTAACGTCACATACAAAGTCATCACCAAGATTATTTCACTCCGTATCAAAGCTACCCTTCAAGGAATCATCTGGGAAACGCAATCAGCCTTTGTACCCGGTCGAGCTATCTCCGACAATGTACTCATTACTCATGAGATCCTCCATACTCTTAAAAACTCCGAGGCTGTGGTGAATTGCTCTATGGCGGTCAAGACTGATATGAGTAAAGCTTATGATCGGTTAGAGTGGAATTTCATCGAGACGGTGCTACTAAGATTCGGGTTTGCGTCTCATCTGGTCGCCTTAATCATGCAATGCGTTACATCAGTGACATACTCCTTCCTAGTTAACGACTCTGTTCATGGAAGAGTGATACCGTCAAGAGGCATTCGACAAGGCGACCCGCTATCCCCGTATCTCTTCATTCTTTGTGGAGAGATCCTTTCCGGTTTGTGCAAACGAGCTCAAAGAAGCGGTCATCTAGCCGGTCTCAGAATTTCTATACCAGCCCCCCGACTGAATCATCTCTTGTTTGCGGATGATACCATGTTCTTCCTCAATACAGATGAAGAGAGCTGCTCGGCACTGATGCATATCCTTGAACAATACAAGATGGCGTCGGGCCAATTGATCAATGCTACGAAATCCTCCATCACCTTCTCAGCCAAGACCCCGCAG AAGCAAAGCGGCTTCTTGGGCTACACGTCGCCTATCAAGCGCTGGCAAACTGGTTATGTTGAAGTCTGTACTTACAGCGGTTCCTTCTTTCTCTATGACGTGCTTCCTCCTTCCTATGAGCTTATGCGATCAAATCCAATCCACTCTAACGAGATTTGGGTGGCTTGGGAGAAGCTTATCAAGCCTAAAGCTCACGGAGGGTTAGGTATTAGAGATATTCAGGCCTTCAACAAGGCACTGCTGGCCAAAAAAACTTGGCGGATCATCACAAAACCCGACTGCCTGCTGTCCCGCATACTAAGAGGCAAATACTGTACTAACGCTTCTTTCCTCCAGGTTTCTGAAACAAAGACAATGTCGCACGGATGGAGGAGCATCATTGCGGGTAGAGATCTATTGGTTACCCGACTGGGTAAGGTCATAGGGAATGGGGAAGGAACACGGGTCTGGAAGGACCCTTGGCTAAGACTTGATCACCCTACTGTCCCGTTTGGACCAGTAAAAGAAAGCGACCAAGATTTGTTTGTATCTGATCTCATCTGCAGAGGAAGTGGAGAATGGAATATCAACCAAATAACAAGCATTATGCCACATCTTCTTCCTGAGATCCTCTGTATCAGACCAAGTATTACGGGAGCACCTGATTTTTATGCGTGGCTAGATTCAAAGACAGGAGTATACTCGGTTAAGTCTGGGTACTTCGTAGCAGCCTCTATGATCCAGGTTGAGGACAACGAAGCCACTGAAGCTCAACGAATTACGGAGCAAGCGTTAAACAAAGGCATCTGGACCTGCAAGACCTCCCCAAAGCTTCATCTATTCTTATGGAAGATATTCCATGGAGCCCTGCCGCTGGGAGAAAATCTAGCAAAACGGGGAATACTTACCAACATTTCTTGTAGACGCTGTGGTGAACTAGAGACGGCGGATCACATCTTCCTCCACTGTGCGTTCACACGTCGAATCTGGTCAGCAAGTATCTGGAGAAACGAGTTCATACTGACAGATACATCTACTCTTGCAACAATTTTTCTGGAATCAGCGAACTACATCAACCTTCCGCCATTAGGAATCAAAGAAACGATCTTCCCATGGATTTGCTGGGCAATTTGGACAGCAAGGAACTACCTTATCTTCGAGAACAGGAATTTTGAACCTATTGATATTCTCTCCAAAGCCATTGCTAACGCCCGGGAATGGAATGCAGCGCAACTACCAGGCCTTGATCCTCCTATCGCACGGAATCCTCGATTACCACCGACACTCACGATCACCACAGAACCGGCCTGCTTCACTGACGCAGCCTGGCACTCATCCACGAACAGAGTAGGGTGTGGCTGGTATATCCTAACACCTGAGAAGACTATCACTCTACAAGGCACCCGTATGTTTGAACACATCTCATCACCTCTGATGGCTGAAGCACTCGCCATCCGGTCAGCCCTCCTCCACGCCCTCGACGCTGGAATCACTTTAATCTGCATCAAGTCAGACTGTCAGGCACTCATCAATGCTCTCTCCTCGAAGTATCACTCGGCGGATATCTACGGAATCATTCGGGACATCGAGGCTCTATCTTATCGTTTTTCTCGCATTTCTTTTAGTTTCATTCCGCGATCACAAAACTCTATGGCTGATACTTTAGCCAAATCTGCTATGTACTCTGCTTTCTCCAACTAG
- the LOC106357639 gene encoding ATPase 1, plasma membrane-type gives MSGLEDIKNETVDLEKIPIEEVFQQLKCTREGLTTQEGEERIQLFGPNKLEEKKESKILKFLGFMWNPLSWVMEAAAIMAIALANGDGRPPDWQDFVGIICLLVINSTISFIEENNAGNAAAALMAGLAPKTKVLRDGKWSEQEAAILVPGDIVSIKLGDIIPADARLLEGDPLKVDQSALTGESLPVTKHPGQEVFSGSTCKQGEIEAVVIATGVHTFFGKAAHLVDSTNQVGHFQKVLTSIGNFCICSIAIGIVIEIIVMYPIQRRKYRDGIDNLLVLLIGGIPIAMPTVLSVTMAIGSHRLSQQGAITKRMTAIEEMAGMDVLCSDKTGTLTLNKLSVDKNLVEVFCKGVEKDQVLLFAAMASRIENQDAIDAAMVGMLADPKEARAGIREVHFLPFNPVDKRTALTYIDSDGNWHRVSKGAPEQILDLANARPDLRKKVFGCMDKYAERGLRSLAVARQVVPEKTKESPGGPWEFVGLLPLFDPPRHDSAETIRRALNLGVNVKMITGDQLAIGKETGRRLGMGTNMYPSAALLGTDKDSNIASIPVEELIEKADGFAGVFPEHKYEIVKKLQERKHIVGMTGDGVNDAPALKKADIGIAVADATDAARGASDIVLTEPGLSVIISAVLTSRAIFQRMKNYTIYAVSITIRIVFGFMLIALIWEFDFSAFMVLIIAILNDGTIMTISKDRVKPSPTPDSWKLKEIFATGIVLGGYQAVMSVVFFWAIHKTDFFSDKFGVRSIRDNNDELMGAVYLQVSIISQALIFVTRSRSWSFVERPGALLMIAFVIAQLVATLIAVYADWTFAKVKGIGWGWAGVIWVYSIVTYFPQDLLKFAIRYILSGKAWTSLFDNRTAFTTKKDYGIGEREAQWAQAQRTLHGLQPKEEVNIFPEKGGYRELSEIAEQAKRRAEIARLRELHTLKGHVESVAKLKGLDIDTAGHHYTV, from the exons gAAAGCAAGATTCTGAAGTTTCTGGGGTTCATGTGGAATCCGCTTTCATGGGTTATGGAAGCTGCGGCTATCATGGCCATTGCTTTGGCCAATGGTGATGGCAGACCTCCGGATTGGCAAGATTTTGTTGGTATCATCTGTCTGCTTGTTATCAACTCCACAATCAGTTTCATTGAAGAAAACAATGCTGGAAATGCCGCAGCTGCTCTCATGGCTGGTCTTGCTCCTAAAACCAAG GTGCTCAGGGATGGAAAATGGAGTGAACAAGAAGCTGCTATTCTTGTCCCAGGAGATATTGTTAGCATTAAACTTGGAGACATCATCCCAGCTGATGCCCGTCTTCTCGAAGGTGATCCTTTAAAGGTTGACCAGTCTGCTCTAACTGGAGAGTCCCTTCCCGTGACCAAGCACCCGGGTCAAGAAGTTTTCTCTGGCTCAACTTGTAAACAAGGAGAAATTGAAGCGGTTGTTATAGCTACTGGAGTTCACACCTTCTTCGGTAAAGCTGCTCACCTTGTGGACAGCACTAACCAAGTTGGTCACTTCCAGAAAGTTCTTACATCCATTGGAAACTTCTGTATCTGTTCTATTGCTATTGGTATCGTGATTGAAATAATCGTCATGTACCCTATTCAAAGAAGGAAGTACAGAGATGGAATTGACAATCTGTTGGTCCTCTTGATCGGTGGTATCCCCATTGCTATGCCAACGGTGTTGTCCGTGACTATGGCTATCGGGTCTCACAGGTTGTCTCAGCAAGGTGCCATCACCAAACGTATGACTGCCATAGAGGAAATGGCAGGAATGGATGTCCTTTGCAGTGACAAAACGGGAACACTGACCCTCAATAAATTGAGTGTGGACAAGAACTTGGTTGAGGTTTTCTGCAAGGGCGTGGAAAAAGACCAAGTCCTATTATTTGCAGCCATGGCTTCTAGGATTGAGAACCAGGATGCTATTGATGCAGCCATGGTTGGAATGCTTGCGGATCCAAAAGAG GCACGAGCTGGAATCAGGGAGGTTCACTTCCTTCCATTCAACCCTGTTGACAAGAGAACTGCTTTGACTTACATCGACTCGGATGGTAACTGGCACAGAGTCAGCAAAGGTGCTCCCGAGCAG ATCCTCGACCTTGCCAATGCGAGGCCTGACCTTCGGAAGAAGGTTTTCGGTTGTATGGACAAGTATGCCGAACGCGGTCTTAGGTCATTGGCAGTTGCTCGTCAG GTGGTTCCCGAGAAAACCAAAGAAAGCCCTGGTGGACCATGGGAATTTGTTGGTTTATTGCCTCTTTTTGACCCTCCAAGACACGACAGTGCCGAAACCATTCGCAGGGCTTTGAATCTTGGTGTTAACGTTAAGATGATCACCG GTGACCAACTTGCTATTGGCAAGGAAACCGGTCGCAGGCTTGGAATGGGAACCAACATGTATCCTTCTGCGGCTCTTCTTGGTACTGACAAGGACTCCAACATTGCATCCATTCCTGTTGAGGAGTTGATTGAGAAGGCTGATGGGTTTGCTGGGGTCTTTCCAG AGCACAAATATGAAATTGTGAAAAAGCTGCAAGAGAGGAAACACATTGTTGGAATGACTGGTGATGGTGTCAACGATGCTCCTGCATTGAAGAAAGCTGACATTGGTATTGCTGTGGCCGATGCTACAGATGCTGCTCGTGGTGCTTCAGATATTGTTCTCACTGAACCTGGATTGAGTGTTATCATCAGTGCAGTGCTCACTAGCAGAGCTATCTTCCAGAGAATGAAGAACTACACC ATTTATGCAGTGTCAATCACAATCCGTATTGTG TTTGGTTTCATGCTTATTGCTCTGATATGGGAATTTGACTTCTCAGCGTTCATGGTTCTGATTATTGCCATCCTTAATGACG GTACCATCATGACAATCTCAAAGGATAGAGTCAAGCCATCTCCCACACCTGATAGCTGGAAGCTCAAAGAAATTTTCGCCACCGGAATTGTGCTGGGAGGTTACCAAGCCGTTATGAGTGTTGTTTTCTTCTGGGCGATTCACAAGACCGACTTTTTCTCC GACAAGTTTggtgtgaggtcaatcagggaCAACAATGATGAGCTAATGGGTGCTGTGTACCTTCAAGTTAGTATCATCAGTCAAGCGCTCATCTTCGTCACGAGGTCAAGGAGCTGGTCGTTCGTTGAACGTCCTGGGGCGCTTCTGATGATTGCTTTCGTCATTGCACAACTG GTTGCGACTTTGATTGCAGTGTACGCTGACTGGACGTTTGCAAAGGTGAAGGGTATCGGTTGGGGATGGGCTGGTGTGATTTGGGTTTACAGCATTGTTACATACTTCCCACAAGACCTTTTGAAGTTTGCCATTCGCTACATCTTGAGTGGAAAGGCTTGGACCAGCTTGTTTGACAACAGG ACTGCTTTCACGACCAAGAAGGATTACGGTATTGGAGAAAGAGAAGCTCAGTGGGCACAAGCTCAGAGGACACTTCACGGTCTCCAGCCGAAAGAAGAGGTCAACATCTTCCCAGAGAAAGGAGGTTACAGAGAGCTGTCTGAGATCGCCGAGCAAGCTAAGAGAAGGGCCGAGATAGCAAG GCTTAGGGAGCTTCACACACTGAAGGGACATGTTGAATCAGTCGCAAAGCTGAAGGGCTTGGACATTGACACAGCTGGGCATCACTACACTGTGTAG